A genomic window from Chengkuizengella sediminis includes:
- the yunB gene encoding sporulation protein YunB, with protein sequence MRRKRRWRSRSVKKSSKKKVFFLVLIIFTLITVQSFIFIEKNLRPPLMNVAKVRIKQIATQSINASLTEQISKGTNLEKLIEWKYDHTGKITGFMLNYTEHMRIAAETRNIVQKTLDDLQRMPESIPLGQALDSAIIASFGPEIPIKFVPAGSVLIDLTTRKQDAGINMILVEVYIHIIAEVTIIIPFDTEAEIVETEVPITYLLVVGDVPAYYFDSNGKPMDSLNGMNPIPPISIPQFNSTDGEDNTEN encoded by the coding sequence ATGAGAAGAAAAAGAAGATGGAGAAGTCGTTCAGTAAAAAAAAGCAGCAAAAAGAAAGTGTTTTTCTTAGTGCTAATTATCTTTACTTTAATTACTGTACAAAGTTTTATTTTTATTGAGAAAAATTTAAGACCCCCTTTGATGAATGTTGCAAAAGTTAGAATTAAACAAATCGCTACTCAATCGATTAATGCCTCACTTACTGAACAAATATCTAAGGGGACAAATTTAGAAAAATTAATTGAATGGAAATACGACCATACAGGGAAAATTACTGGTTTTATGCTAAATTATACTGAACATATGCGAATTGCTGCAGAAACTAGGAATATCGTTCAAAAAACATTAGATGATTTACAAAGAATGCCTGAGTCCATTCCGTTAGGTCAAGCTTTGGATAGTGCAATTATTGCTTCCTTTGGTCCAGAAATACCGATAAAATTTGTACCTGCGGGTTCAGTATTGATTGATCTGACGACAAGAAAACAAGATGCTGGCATCAATATGATTCTTGTTGAAGTTTACATACACATCATTGCAGAGGTAACGATTATTATCCCTTTTGATACAGAAGCTGAAATTGTGGAGACAGAAGTTCCAATTACTTATTTATTGGTTGTGGGAGATGTACCAGCATATTATTTTGATTCCAATGGCAAACCCATGGATTCATTAAATGGAATGAATCCAATACCACCTATATCTATTCCACAATTTAATTCAACAGACGGAGAGGATAATACTGAAAATTAA
- a CDS encoding M23 family metallopeptidase: MILIVSFINSTTFAKTEELSLKQIYEKRQQLIEEMSAVTEIPWFYLAAIDQYERSLSIASPKKRPIREGLISINFEKSDWVGNLNPDEQDSNLTSILFFNGRGRDGSGDGLADWNNDQDVLYTMSQHILKYGLSKDDFRIALWEYYQNSRSVKRIEQFAKIYEKYGTLDLYKHAFPVPLRSDHSYRSTWGAGRSFGGFRIHEGTDIFAHHGLPVRSTCYGIIEVLGWNRYGGWRIGIRDLNNVYHYYAHLSGYQKEIKQGDIVEPGQVLGWVGSSGYGKPGTQGKFPPHLHYGLYRDNGYSEWSFDPYPYLRKWEREERRNRK, translated from the coding sequence ATGATCTTAATTGTTTCTTTTATTAATTCAACAACGTTTGCAAAAACAGAAGAACTTAGTTTAAAACAAATTTATGAAAAACGACAGCAATTGATTGAAGAAATGAGTGCAGTGACAGAAATCCCTTGGTTCTATTTAGCTGCTATTGATCAATATGAAAGATCATTAAGTATAGCGAGTCCAAAAAAAAGACCCATTAGAGAAGGGCTTATAAGTATTAATTTTGAAAAATCAGATTGGGTAGGAAATTTAAACCCTGATGAACAAGATTCTAACTTAACATCCATTTTGTTTTTTAACGGTAGAGGAAGAGACGGTTCAGGAGATGGACTTGCAGATTGGAACAATGACCAGGATGTTTTATATACGATGTCACAACACATCTTAAAATATGGTTTATCAAAAGACGATTTTCGCATTGCTTTATGGGAGTATTATCAAAATTCAAGAAGTGTGAAAAGAATTGAACAGTTTGCAAAAATTTATGAAAAGTACGGTACATTAGATTTATACAAACATGCCTTTCCTGTACCCCTTCGTTCAGATCATTCATATCGCAGTACTTGGGGGGCAGGAAGAAGTTTTGGTGGATTCCGAATTCATGAAGGAACCGATATCTTTGCTCATCATGGTTTACCTGTACGAAGTACTTGTTATGGGATTATTGAAGTCTTGGGTTGGAATCGATATGGTGGTTGGCGAATAGGAATACGGGATCTTAATAACGTATACCACTATTATGCTCATTTATCAGGATACCAAAAAGAAATAAAACAAGGAGACATTGTAGAGCCAGGTCAAGTGTTAGGATGGGTAGGAAGCTCAGGTTATGGTAAACCAGGAACACAGGGGAAGTTCCCTCCACATCTTCATTATGGATTATACCGCGATAATGGATATAGTGAATGGTCTTTTGACCCGTATCCATATTTAAGAAAATGGGAACGAGAGGAGCGAAGAAACCGAAAATAA
- the lipA gene encoding lipoyl synthase, producing MAIQTPQRKPDWLKIKLPSGDELQEYKELKKTMRTKTLHTVCEEARCPNIHECWVNRTATFMILGDICTRACRFCAVNSGLPNELDLQEPERVGEAAEEMGLKHCVITSVARDDLADGGAMIFAETIKSVKKRLPLCDVEVLIPDFMGNQEALYKVLDANPEVLNHNIETVERCSDRVRSKAKYKRSLELLQRSKSYKSKIPTKSSIMIGVGEEWDEILQTMDDLREVDCNILTIGQYLQPTKKHLSVEKFYTPEEFSLLKEEGMKRGFSHVEAGPLVRSSYHAREQKEAANETLNAR from the coding sequence ATGGCAATACAAACACCACAGAGAAAACCAGATTGGTTAAAAATAAAGTTGCCTTCTGGCGATGAACTTCAAGAATATAAAGAACTAAAAAAAACGATGCGGACAAAAACATTACATACGGTGTGTGAAGAAGCAAGATGTCCTAATATTCATGAATGCTGGGTGAATAGAACGGCTACCTTTATGATTCTAGGTGACATCTGTACACGAGCTTGTCGATTCTGTGCAGTAAATTCTGGACTTCCAAATGAATTAGATCTTCAGGAGCCTGAAAGAGTTGGAGAGGCAGCAGAAGAAATGGGCTTAAAACATTGTGTTATTACTTCAGTAGCTCGTGATGATTTAGCAGATGGAGGAGCTATGATTTTTGCAGAAACCATCAAATCTGTAAAAAAACGTCTTCCATTATGTGATGTAGAAGTTTTAATACCCGATTTTATGGGAAATCAAGAAGCTTTATATAAAGTATTAGATGCTAACCCAGAAGTGTTAAATCATAATATTGAAACGGTGGAAAGATGTTCTGACCGAGTTCGATCAAAAGCAAAATATAAACGGTCTCTTGAGCTCTTACAGCGCTCTAAATCATACAAAAGTAAAATCCCTACTAAGTCCAGTATTATGATTGGAGTAGGAGAAGAATGGGATGAAATTCTGCAAACGATGGATGATTTAAGAGAAGTGGATTGTAACATATTAACGATTGGTCAGTATTTACAACCTACTAAAAAACACCTTTCTGTGGAAAAGTTCTATACACCAGAGGAGTTTTCTTTATTGAAAGAAGAAGGCATGAAACGAGGATTTAGCCATGTTGAAGCAGGACCTTTAGTTCGAAGTTCATATCATGCACGCGAGCAAAAGGAAGCAGCGAATGAAACGTTAAATGCTAGATAG
- a CDS encoding YutD family protein, translating to MIQFTGKSFELIKDHKNGWNQEAFRSRYSEVLDRYDFIVGDWGYNQLRLKGFFNHGHTKATKESSINSFEDYIYEYCNFGCAYFVLKKVKKTN from the coding sequence ATGATCCAATTTACAGGAAAGTCATTTGAACTTATTAAAGATCATAAAAATGGTTGGAATCAAGAAGCATTTCGCTCTAGATATAGTGAAGTGTTGGACCGATATGATTTTATTGTTGGAGACTGGGGATATAACCAGCTTCGATTAAAAGGATTTTTTAATCACGGTCATACAAAAGCAACTAAGGAATCTTCCATTAATAGCTTTGAGGATTATATTTATGAATATTGTAATTTTGGTTGTGCATATTTTGTATTAAAAAAAGTAAAAAAAACAAATTGA
- a CDS encoding NAD kinase, with product MKYFVLDRGDETSLKLSDKFHKLAKQHNMILDEFSPDIVISIGGDGTMLYAFHKFVQQLETISFVGIHTGHLGFYADWKPDEIEHLLEIMAKKANSDDVIVEYPIVQIEIKTVNDTRIYYALNEITIKGIHATLVAQLDINDDKFEMFRGDGICISTPSGSTAYNKGLGGGIIHPSLAAIQIAEMASINNRVFRTLGSPIILPKHHHCDIYPKANQKILLSVDHLQFEHKDIISIRSSVSHKKVRFARYRTFPFWNRVKEAFVGNDLN from the coding sequence TTGAAATATTTCGTCTTGGACCGTGGAGATGAAACTTCTTTAAAATTATCTGACAAATTTCATAAATTAGCAAAACAACACAATATGATTCTTGATGAATTTTCACCTGACATTGTGATCTCAATTGGTGGAGACGGAACCATGTTATATGCATTTCATAAGTTTGTACAACAACTTGAAACCATTTCATTCGTTGGGATTCACACTGGACATCTTGGATTTTATGCAGATTGGAAACCAGATGAAATCGAACATCTATTAGAAATCATGGCTAAAAAAGCGAATTCTGATGACGTTATCGTAGAGTATCCTATTGTACAAATAGAAATAAAAACCGTAAATGATACAAGAATTTATTATGCGCTAAATGAAATTACGATAAAAGGAATCCATGCCACATTGGTTGCTCAACTCGATATTAATGATGATAAATTTGAAATGTTTAGAGGAGATGGAATTTGTATATCTACTCCATCGGGCAGTACAGCTTATAACAAAGGTTTGGGTGGGGGAATTATTCATCCTTCATTAGCAGCGATTCAAATTGCTGAAATGGCCTCTATAAATAATCGTGTGTTCAGAACTTTAGGTTCACCCATTATTTTACCAAAACATCATCATTGTGATATTTATCCAAAAGCAAATCAAAAAATATTACTGTCGGTAGATCATTTACAGTTTGAACATAAAGATATCATTTCTATTCGCAGTAGTGTTTCTCATAAAAAGGTTCGGTTTGCAAGATATCGTACTTTTCCATTTTGGAATCGAGTCAAAGAAGCTTTTGTGGGTAACGACTTAAATTAA
- the ylbJ gene encoding sporulation integral membrane protein YlbJ, producing MLPIKRYIVYIIPLISLTFILLIIVYPTISFNAAIRGITIWWDVLFPALFPFLVVSEILLGIGIVHFFGTLLDPIMRPLFRVPGIGGFVMTMGFASGYPVGARLTSKLWEQKLINQVEGERLVAFTSTSDPIFLIGAVSVGFFHDVNLALILAISHYGAGIIVGLLMRFHGKNTTNTIFQIKTEQRGFILFRAFQSMHKARLEDGRTLGIIISEAVEASIKLIFVIGGLVVFFSVILEILTKINFLDLFYFIFQYFLPLLGLPIELSQVIINGTFEVTLGAKSAGEANTSLIAKTAAAAFVVSWSGLSVHAQIASILHFTNLRYTPFFIARLLHGLIAAGLVYLIWDPIQSYQSSFSFILPAVSEVKTKSEYISSFLSFSLWSISFLFVCIFLLYFIYLLFKVLFHPKK from the coding sequence ATGCTCCCTATAAAAAGATACATAGTATACATCATTCCGTTAATTAGTTTAACCTTCATATTACTCATTATAGTTTATCCAACGATCAGTTTTAACGCTGCTATAAGAGGGATCACTATTTGGTGGGATGTATTGTTTCCAGCACTGTTTCCTTTTCTAGTTGTTTCAGAAATACTGTTAGGTATCGGTATTGTACATTTTTTCGGCACTCTTTTAGATCCAATTATGCGTCCATTATTTCGAGTACCAGGAATAGGCGGTTTTGTCATGACAATGGGATTTGCATCGGGTTACCCTGTTGGGGCTAGATTAACCTCTAAGTTATGGGAGCAAAAGTTAATCAATCAAGTAGAAGGTGAAAGATTAGTTGCTTTCACATCAACTTCTGATCCCATTTTTTTAATTGGGGCTGTTTCTGTTGGTTTTTTTCATGATGTAAACTTGGCTCTTATTTTAGCTATTTCACATTACGGAGCAGGAATAATAGTTGGTTTACTCATGAGATTTCATGGAAAAAACACAACGAATACCATATTTCAAATTAAAACTGAGCAAAGAGGGTTTATTTTATTTCGTGCTTTTCAATCGATGCATAAAGCTCGCTTAGAAGATGGTAGAACTCTTGGCATAATTATATCTGAAGCAGTTGAAGCTTCCATTAAATTAATTTTTGTTATCGGTGGACTCGTCGTTTTTTTCTCCGTTATATTAGAAATTTTAACGAAGATTAATTTCTTGGATCTATTTTATTTTATATTTCAATATTTTCTTCCTTTATTAGGTCTTCCCATTGAACTCAGTCAAGTGATTATTAACGGAACCTTTGAGGTTACTTTAGGTGCAAAATCAGCAGGTGAGGCAAATACCAGTTTGATTGCCAAAACTGCAGCAGCCGCTTTTGTTGTCTCTTGGAGTGGACTGTCCGTCCATGCTCAAATCGCCAGCATATTGCATTTTACAAATTTAAGATACACACCCTTTTTCATTGCCAGATTACTTCATGGATTGATTGCTGCTGGACTCGTTTATTTAATATGGGATCCAATTCAATCCTATCAATCTTCATTTTCATTTATCCTTCCTGCTGTAAGTGAAGTAAAGACAAAATCTGAATATATTTCTTCATTTCTCTCCTTTTCTCTTTGGAGTATATCGTTTTTATTTGTTTGTATTTTTTTATTGTACTTTATATATCTCCTATTTAAAGTTCTTTTTCATCCTAAAAAGTGA
- a CDS encoding globin: MEEKSIYEIIGGESTVRKIVDTFYPIVQENPVIGELFPEDIMPVMEKQFLFLTQFFGGPPLYSEQYGHPMMRARHLPFEITRERADAWLSCMKKALSKIELDQQLQTILLERLSGPAYHFINS; this comes from the coding sequence ATGGAAGAAAAATCAATATATGAAATCATTGGTGGAGAATCAACAGTTCGAAAAATCGTAGATACTTTTTATCCAATTGTACAAGAAAATCCCGTCATCGGTGAATTATTTCCCGAAGATATTATGCCTGTCATGGAAAAGCAGTTTTTATTTCTAACACAATTTTTTGGAGGACCCCCTCTATATTCAGAGCAATACGGCCATCCCATGATGAGAGCTCGACATTTACCATTTGAAATTACAAGAGAGCGTGCAGATGCATGGTTAAGTTGTATGAAAAAAGCACTTTCTAAGATAGAACTAGATCAGCAGCTACAAACGATATTGTTAGAGCGATTATCTGGTCCCGCTTATCATTTTATTAATAGTTAA
- a CDS encoding YycC family protein: MRPLQISPETAQALAKKLNVPIEHLMHMPQHILMQKLAELAKQDKDESNE, translated from the coding sequence GTGAGACCATTACAAATATCACCAGAAACTGCTCAGGCATTAGCCAAAAAATTAAATGTACCTATAGAGCACTTAATGCATATGCCTCAACATATATTAATGCAAAAATTAGCCGAATTAGCTAAACAGGATAAGGATGAATCAAACGAATAA
- a CDS encoding SDR family oxidoreductase produces the protein MGNKYFFTGFPGFIASQIIQQLLKDQEDVDHIYVLVLPTMYREAEIEAARLMNDGGFEKDRFTILEGDITKNNLSISDDRLQVLQREVTHVFHLAAIYDLAVPKDIAYLVNVKGTDNVNQFVKQLENLKRYIYFSTAYVAGDRKGKILESDLEKNQTFQNYYEETKYEAETLVKKIVNDVPTTIIRPGIVKGHSFSGETIKFDGPYFILNFMDRLRFLPILPYIGRGEVEINLVPVDYIIAASCYLGHADIGEGKTYHLTDPSPYKVKEVYSAMMKELLQKKPIGRIPIMTTDFFLKIKFIRKFLGVEKEALDYFKYEARFDCQNAVEDLKGSGISCPDFMEILEPMVTYYKTHKHDQKKQLVIR, from the coding sequence ATGGGTAACAAGTATTTTTTTACTGGATTTCCAGGTTTTATTGCTAGTCAAATTATCCAACAGCTTCTAAAGGACCAAGAGGACGTAGATCATATTTATGTGCTGGTTTTACCAACTATGTATAGAGAAGCCGAGATAGAAGCTGCTAGATTAATGAATGATGGAGGTTTTGAAAAGGATCGTTTTACGATATTAGAAGGAGATATTACAAAAAATAATCTTAGTATATCAGATGATCGTCTTCAAGTCCTTCAAAGGGAAGTAACACATGTATTTCACCTGGCTGCAATTTATGATTTAGCTGTTCCTAAAGATATCGCTTATCTTGTGAATGTAAAAGGTACGGATAATGTAAACCAATTTGTTAAACAGTTAGAAAATTTAAAACGATACATATACTTTAGTACTGCATACGTAGCTGGGGATCGTAAGGGTAAAATATTAGAGTCTGATCTGGAGAAAAACCAAACTTTTCAAAACTACTATGAAGAGACAAAATATGAAGCAGAAACACTAGTCAAAAAAATAGTAAACGATGTACCTACTACGATAATACGTCCTGGTATTGTGAAGGGTCATTCCTTTTCGGGTGAAACCATTAAATTTGATGGACCTTATTTTATATTAAACTTTATGGATCGCCTTCGATTCCTTCCGATTCTCCCATACATCGGACGAGGGGAAGTAGAGATCAACCTTGTACCAGTAGACTATATAATAGCTGCCTCTTGTTATTTAGGTCATGCTGATATTGGAGAAGGAAAAACTTATCATTTAACAGATCCTTCTCCATATAAAGTTAAAGAAGTATATTCTGCTATGATGAAAGAATTGTTACAAAAAAAACCTATTGGAAGAATTCCAATCATGACTACAGATTTCTTTTTAAAAATCAAGTTTATTCGAAAGTTTTTGGGTGTTGAAAAAGAAGCATTGGATTATTTCAAGTATGAAGCAAGGTTTGATTGTCAAAATGCTGTGGAGGATTTGAAAGGTTCAGGAATTAGTTGTCCTGATTTCATGGAAATATTAGAACCGATGGTCACTTATTATAAAACACATAAACATGATCAAAAGAAACAATTAGTTATTCGATAA